The following are from one region of the Treponema denticola genome:
- the mnmE gene encoding tRNA uridine-5-carboxymethylaminomethyl(34) synthesis GTPase MnmE → MQIGKYSLDDPIAAIATALSPAALGIVRTSGKGAIDLASAIFSKPEKLKEAQGNTILHGWVLDPESKKEVDEVTVCVYREPKSFTGEDSVEFICHGGTAVVLKIYRLLIENGFRAAEGGEFTFRAFANGKADLTRAEAVNEIINSKTDINIELAAGRLSGNLFSGIEEIKHGLTAVIAAADVEIEYPEDEETSQGAFSPDLILRIIEPLKNLADSWAAEKIFIQGAKVVLAGKTNAGKSSLFNALLKEDRAIVSDIHGTTRDWLEASLNFNGIPVSLYDTAGIRYTQDSIEAIGVERSLEMSRNADLILYLCDPKDILSAGSLNKEDSEFIKNAKAPVITVITKEDLLDTESKEKIKEILKAEKIAEPIIISSKASNGIKALSEKAYSVLAKNTGSSGFSKTASLGSERQRDAVQKALDVLKTAYQNSLEGFPLDLIVEDLEEALSFLGEITGEVRSDDILDKVFSGFCVGK, encoded by the coding sequence ATGCAGATAGGTAAATATTCCCTAGACGATCCTATAGCTGCAATAGCTACGGCCCTAAGCCCTGCCGCTTTGGGTATTGTCCGCACTTCGGGGAAGGGGGCGATAGACCTTGCTTCCGCAATCTTTTCAAAACCTGAAAAACTAAAAGAAGCCCAAGGTAACACTATCTTGCACGGCTGGGTTTTAGACCCCGAATCAAAAAAAGAAGTTGATGAGGTTACGGTCTGCGTTTATCGGGAACCTAAAAGTTTTACGGGAGAGGATTCCGTTGAGTTTATCTGTCATGGCGGAACTGCCGTAGTTTTAAAAATTTACCGCCTTTTAATCGAAAACGGTTTTAGAGCGGCCGAGGGCGGGGAGTTTACATTCCGTGCCTTTGCGAACGGAAAGGCCGATCTAACACGGGCCGAAGCTGTAAACGAAATCATCAATTCAAAAACCGATATAAATATAGAACTTGCAGCAGGCCGCCTGTCGGGAAATCTTTTTTCAGGCATAGAGGAAATAAAGCACGGACTCACGGCTGTAATCGCTGCGGCCGATGTTGAAATAGAATATCCCGAAGATGAGGAAACAAGCCAAGGTGCATTTTCTCCCGATTTGATTTTACGGATTATCGAACCTCTAAAAAATTTAGCCGATTCATGGGCTGCGGAAAAAATCTTTATTCAAGGAGCTAAGGTTGTCCTTGCGGGTAAGACCAATGCAGGAAAGTCCTCCCTCTTTAATGCCCTTCTAAAAGAAGACAGGGCAATAGTTTCGGATATTCACGGGACGACGAGGGACTGGCTTGAAGCTTCCCTAAACTTTAACGGCATCCCTGTAAGCCTTTACGACACGGCGGGTATACGCTATACTCAGGATTCGATAGAAGCTATCGGTGTCGAGCGGAGCTTGGAGATGAGCCGGAATGCCGACCTCATCCTCTACCTTTGCGACCCTAAGGATATCTTGTCCGCAGGTAGTTTAAACAAGGAAGATTCCGAGTTTATAAAAAATGCAAAGGCTCCGGTAATTACGGTTATCACAAAAGAGGACTTACTCGATACCGAGTCAAAAGAAAAAATAAAAGAAATCTTAAAAGCCGAAAAAATTGCAGAGCCCATAATAATTTCATCAAAGGCTTCTAACGGAATTAAGGCTCTGTCCGAAAAGGCCTATTCTGTTCTTGCAAAAAATACCGGCAGTTCCGGCTTTTCAAAAACAGCTTCTCTTGGAAGCGAAAGACAGAGGGATGCCGTCCAAAAGGCCTTGGATGTACTTAAAACAGCCTATCAAAATTCTCTTGAAGGCTTTCCCCTCGACCTCATCGTAGAAGACCTTGAAGAAGCCTTAAGCTTTTTGGGCGAGATTACCGGAGAAGTCCGCTCCGACGATATCCTTGACAAGGTCTTTTCAGGCTTTTGTGTCGGAAAGTAA
- a CDS encoding PcfB family protein, with the protein MLLDNIKDFEGTAKEYGIDFALKKDILENPPRYLVFFKGRDADVMEAAFKEYMAKNLRKEKKPSVKKALSAFKEAAEKNHKTREKVKVKDRGVEL; encoded by the coding sequence CTGCTCCTTGACAATATCAAAGACTTTGAAGGAACAGCCAAGGAGTATGGAATTGATTTTGCTTTGAAGAAAGACATTTTAGAGAATCCACCAAGGTATTTAGTTTTCTTCAAGGGCCGTGATGCAGATGTGATGGAAGCAGCCTTTAAGGAGTATATGGCGAAGAATCTCCGCAAGGAGAAAAAGCCATCCGTGAAAAAGGCGCTATCTGCTTTCAAGGAAGCTGCGGAAAAAAATCACAAGACTCGTGAGAAAGTTAAAGTGAAAGATCGTGGGGTGGAGCTATGA
- a CDS encoding ClC family H(+)/Cl(-) exchange transporter, with translation MTGKRLIYIISKMKYTGLSTKKILENWYGNHLIIAGESFIVGILTGLAITAFRKSIDFLSSLRIDFYDKAVSGQFGTVFGFGVLILTVIILGLFMGFIIKKYPMIKGSGVSQIKGKFMKKLDMTPWPELPLKFLGGVLNISAGLSVGREGPSVQIGAYIGSAFEKIGKTSHIERVCLVTSGAAAGLAATFGAPFAGIVFAIEDLHQYLSPLLLTCVMLGAFAGDLATSLFFKQGAIFDFHGLQLFPIKYFGWLILMGAAAALIGHLFKKSIYTSQKMYRKLKIPPQFSPLIPYLISIPVCIFLPLAASGGDHLIEAIAEHSFPLSMLVLILAAKIIFTGLSAGSGAIGGIFVPLLSCGALTGIIFSNILVYFNLIEAQYSVNLMVFAMAAFFTTVIKAPITAIVLLAETSGDLFHLGGLVLTTATAYITANIIKSPPNDEVLLKQILNSEDFANKKEKAEEHGKQVFEVCVSPESFLDGKKIMDIQWPDDCLIVSIARGEEEIIPDGSTSISAGDRLVVLTHGHHVEFHLERIAEMAQVE, from the coding sequence TTGACAGGCAAAAGACTTATTTATATAATATCAAAGATGAAATACACGGGTTTAAGCACAAAGAAAATTCTTGAAAATTGGTACGGCAATCATCTTATTATTGCCGGAGAAAGTTTTATAGTGGGAATCCTCACAGGGCTTGCCATTACGGCATTTAGAAAATCCATCGATTTTCTTTCAAGCTTACGAATTGATTTTTATGATAAGGCAGTAAGCGGACAGTTCGGTACGGTCTTCGGCTTTGGCGTTTTAATTTTGACGGTAATTATTTTAGGCTTATTTATGGGCTTTATCATCAAAAAATATCCAATGATAAAGGGGAGCGGGGTTTCACAGATCAAGGGTAAATTTATGAAAAAGCTCGATATGACCCCATGGCCGGAATTACCCTTAAAATTTTTAGGCGGTGTTTTAAACATAAGTGCAGGCCTTTCAGTCGGACGGGAAGGCCCCTCCGTTCAAATCGGAGCATACATAGGAAGTGCCTTTGAAAAAATCGGCAAGACTTCCCATATTGAAAGGGTTTGCCTTGTAACAAGCGGTGCTGCAGCAGGGCTTGCCGCAACTTTCGGGGCTCCCTTTGCAGGAATCGTCTTTGCAATCGAAGACCTGCACCAATATCTAAGCCCCCTCCTTTTAACCTGCGTAATGCTTGGAGCCTTTGCCGGCGACCTTGCAACTTCCTTATTTTTTAAGCAGGGAGCTATTTTTGATTTTCACGGTCTTCAACTTTTCCCTATAAAATATTTCGGCTGGCTAATCTTGATGGGAGCCGCTGCAGCCCTGATCGGACATCTTTTTAAAAAATCGATTTATACATCTCAAAAGATGTACAGAAAATTAAAGATTCCGCCCCAATTTTCGCCATTGATTCCGTATCTTATTTCGATACCAGTCTGTATTTTTTTGCCTCTTGCGGCAAGCGGAGGAGACCATCTGATTGAAGCCATTGCAGAACACAGCTTTCCGCTTTCTATGCTCGTTCTGATTCTTGCGGCAAAGATAATTTTTACAGGTCTTTCGGCAGGCTCCGGAGCCATAGGCGGCATATTTGTTCCTCTTCTTTCATGCGGAGCCTTGACGGGAATTATATTTTCGAACATCTTGGTTTATTTTAATTTAATTGAAGCTCAATATTCCGTAAACCTGATGGTCTTTGCGATGGCCGCTTTTTTTACTACCGTAATAAAGGCTCCGATTACGGCCATAGTTCTTCTTGCAGAAACAAGCGGAGACCTTTTCCATTTGGGAGGCTTGGTGCTGACCACGGCAACTGCATACATTACGGCAAACATAATAAAGTCGCCGCCGAATGACGAGGTGCTTTTAAAACAGATTTTAAACAGTGAAGATTTTGCAAATAAAAAAGAAAAAGCGGAAGAACACGGCAAGCAGGTTTTTGAAGTATGCGTTTCTCCCGAATCTTTTTTGGACGGAAAGAAAATTATGGACATTCAATGGCCTGATGACTGTTTAATCGTAAGCATTGCGAGGGGCGAAGAAGAAATCATCCCCGACGGCAGTACCTCTATTTCGGCAGGCGACAGGCTGGTGGTTTTAACACACGGACACCATGTAGAATTCCATTTAGAGCGAATCGCAGAGATGGCTCAAGTCGAGTGA